A genome region from Coffea arabica cultivar ET-39 chromosome 7e, Coffea Arabica ET-39 HiFi, whole genome shotgun sequence includes the following:
- the LOC113700649 gene encoding pleiotropic drug resistance protein 2-like isoform X1, which yields MANFAGNGLSRAMSSGRSWRSQSVREILQGPPDVFSSNRREMVVDEEEELKWAAIERLPTYDRMRKGMFKQVVSNGKMISNEIDVTKIGAEDKKLLMESILKVVENDNEKLLRRLRDRTDRVGIEIPKIEVRFQNLSIEGDAYVGTRALPTLWNSTLNTLEAALGLIGLSPSKKRIVKILQDVNGIVRPSRMTLLLGPPGSGKTTLLKALAGKADDDLRVSGKITYCGHEFHEFVPQRTSAYISQHDLHYGEMTVRETLDFAGRCLGVGTRYDMLVELSRREREAGIKPDPEIDAFMKATAMMGLETSLITDYVLKILGLDICADIMVGDDMRRGISGGQKKRVTTGEMLVGPAKAFFMDEISTGLDSSTTFQIVKFMRQMVHINDVTMVISLLQPAPETFELFDDVILLSDGWIVYQGPRENILEFFEYMGFRCPERKGIADFLQEVTSKKDQQQYWFKNNQPYSYISPKDFANAFSSFHIGQQLTIDLRVAYDKTRTHPAALVTQQYGISNWELFRACFTREWLLMKRSSFVYIFKTTQITVMAVITLTVFLRTEMKTGQIDNAAKFWGALYFSLINVMFNGMAELPMTVARLPVFFKQRESLFYPAWAFAVPIWVLRIPISVMESLIWILLTYYSVGFAPSAIRFFKQLLAFISIHHMALSLFRFIAAAGRVEVVANTLGTFTLLVVFVLGGYIIAKDDIKDWMIWGYYVSPMMYGQNAIAINEFLAERWSKPSNGSEPTVGKTILKDRGLFFTETWYWIGVGALFAFSLLFNVLFIGALTFLKPLGDNKAVILEDDEQNKDRRQVASNPGEKLLLYAVITTGVQLAVRSAQENGNSIVSETSIQTARGMVLPFQPLSLAFNHVNYYVDMPAEMKTQGVDEERLQLLRDISGAFRPSILTALVGVSGAGKTTLMDVLAGRKTGGYIEGSISISGYPKNQETFARVSGYCEQNDIHSPYVTVYESLLYSAWLRLASDVNTETRKMFVEEVMDLVELNPLRNALVGLPGVDGLSTEQRKRLTIAVELVANPSIIFMDEPTSGLDARAAAVVMRTVRNTVNTGRTVVCTIHQPSIDIFEAFDELLLMKRGGQVIYAGPLGPHSHELIKYFEVIPGVPKIKEGYNPATWMLDVSTSAMEAQLEVDFAVIYANSELYRRNQELIKELSTPVPGSKDLHFPTRYSQSFLVQCKACFWKHNWSYWRNSQYNAIRFFMTVVFGLIFGVIFWDKGNVIFKQQDLINLLGAIYAAVLFLGATNASAVQSVVAIERTVFYRERAAGMYSELPYAFAQVAIETIYVAIQTLVYTLLLYSMIGFQWTGQKFFYFYYFIFMCYTYFSMYGMMVIALTPGQQIAAIVMSFFLNFWNLFSGFLIPRPLIPVWWRWYYWCSPVAWSIYGIFASQLGDRTKDIELSDKSTMPINKFLKDNLGYDHDFLIPVVFAHLGWVLLFFLVFAYGIKFLNFQRR from the exons ATGGCTAATTTTGCAGGGAATGGTTTGTCACGGGCGATGAGTAGTGGGAGAAGTTGGAGGTCACAGAGTGTGAGGGAGATATTGCAAGGTCCACCAGATGTGTTTAGTAGTAACAGGAGGGAAATGGTGGTCGATGAAGAGGAGGAGCTCAAGTGGGCTGCCATTGAGAGGCTGCCTACTTATGATAGGATGAGAAAAGGGATGTTTAAGCAGGTTGTTAGTAATGGAAAAATGATCTCAAATGAGATCGATGTTACTAAAATTGGTGCTGAGGATAAGAAGCTGTTGATGGAGAGTATTCTTAAGGTTGTTGAAAATGATAATGAGAAGTTGCTTAGGAGACTCCGAGATCGAACTGACAG GGTCGGAATTGAGATTCCAAAGATTGAAGTGAGGTTCCAAAATTTATCTATTGAGGGAGATGCATATGTTGGCACACGAGCACTTCCAACTCTGTGGAACTCCACCCTGAACACACTGGAG GCTGCGTTAGGGTTGATTGGACTTTCTCCATCAAAGAAAAGGATAGTTAAAATACTTCAAGACGTGAATGGGATTGTCAGACCATCAAG GATGACACTGCTTCTTGGGCCTCCAGGTTCAGGAAAAACAACCTTGCTAAAAGCACTGGCAGGCAAAGCTGATGATGATCTCAGA GTTTCAGGAAAAATCACCTACTGTGGCCACgaatttcatgaatttgttcCTCAGAGGACAAGTGCTTATATTAGCCAGCACGATCTTCATTACGGTGAAATGACAGTTCGGGAGACACTGGATTTTGCTGGTAGATGCTTGGGAGTAGGAACCCGATATGATATGCTAGTGGAGTTgtcaagaagagagagagaagcaGGTATTAAACCAGATCCTGAGATTGATGCATTCATGAAAGCCACGGCCATGATGGGATTAGAAACCAGCTTGATCACTGATTATGTGCTGAAG ATTCTTGGATTGGATATTTGTGCTGATATTATGGTGGGAGATGACATGAGAAGAGGCATTTCTGGAGGGCAAAAGAAACGTGTCACTACAG GTGAAATGTTGGTAGGACCAGCAAAAGCATTTTTCATGGATGAAATATCAACAGGACTGGACAGTTCCACGACTTTCCAAATAGTCAAGTTCATGAGACAAATGGTTCACATTAATGATGTAACTATGGTTATCTCTCTCTTACAGCCAGCACCAGAGACATTTGAGCTTTTTGATGATGTTATCCTGCTTTCCGATGGTTGGATTGTCTACCAAGGACCGCGTGAGAACATTCTTGAGTTCTTTGAATACATGGGATTTAGATGCCCCGAAAGGAAAGGGATTGCAGACTTTCTTCAAGAGGTTACCTCAAAGAAGGACCAACAGCAGTATTGGTTCAAAAATAACCAGCCTTATTCATATATCTCTCCAAAGGATTTTGCGAATGCCTTCAGTTCTTTTCACATAGGACAGCAGCTCACAATAGACCTTAGAGTTGCTTATGATAAGACCAGAACCCACCCTGCTGCATTGGTGACACAGCAGTAtggaatttcaaattgggagcTCTTCAGGGCATGCTTCACACGTGAATGGCTGCTCATGAAGCGGAGTTCTTTTGTTTACATATTTAAAACGACACAGATAACCGTCATGGCAGTAATTACCCTGACAGTGTTTTTAAGAACTGAAATGAAAACTGGTCAAATTGATAATGCTGCTAAGTTTTGGGGAGCATTATACTTCAGTCTTATCAATGTGATGTTCAATGGAATGGCAGAGCTACCAATGACAGTTGCTAGGCTTCCTGTGTTTTTTAAGCAGAGGGAAAGTCTATTCTACCCAGCATGGGCCTTTGCAGTACCAATTTGGGTCCTACGTATTCCCATTTCAGTGATGGAGTCCTTAATATGGATTCTTTTGACATATTACTCCGTTGGATTTGCTCCTTCTGCTATTAG GTTCTTCAAACAGCTCTTGGCATTTATCAGCATACATCATATGGCTCTCTCTTTGTTTCGCTTTATTGCAGCAGCTGGGAGAGTAGAAGTTGTGGCAAACACCCTTGGAACCTTCACCCTGTTAGTGGTATTTGTGCTAGGAGGATACATTATTGCGAAAG ATGACATCAAGGATTGGATGATATGGGGTTACTATGTTTCTCCAATGATGTATGGACAAAATGCCATTGCCATCAATGAATTTCTTGCTGAAAGATGGAGCAAG CCCAGCAATGGCTCAGAACCTACAGTTGGAAAGACCATTCTTAAGGACAGAGGTCTATTTTTCACGGAAACCTGGTACTGGATTGGTGTAGGAgctctttttgcattttctctGCTGTTCAATGTTCTTTTTATTGGAGCATTGACATTTTTAAAGC CTCTAGGAGATAATAAAGCTGTTATTCTTGAGGATGATGAGCAAAACAAGGATAGACGGCAAGTAGCATCAAATCCTGGAG AAAAGCTTTTGTTATATGCTGTCATTACTACAGGTGTTCAACTGGCAGTAAGAAGTGCTCAGGAAAATGGAAACTCAATCGTTAGTGAAACAAGCATCCAAACAGCTAGAGGAATGGTTTTGCCTTTCCAGCCGCTTTCCCTTGCATTCAATCATGTGAATTACTATGTGGACATGCCTGCA GAAATGAAGACACAAGGGGTTGATGAAGAACGATTGCAGCTACTGAGAGATATTAGTGGTGCTTTCAGGCCTAGCATTCTGACTGCATTGGTTGGTGTCAGTGGTGCTGGAAAGACCACATTAATGGATGTCTTAGCAGGTAGAAAGACTGGAGGGTATATTGAAGGAAGCATAAGCATTTCAGGCTACCCAAAAAACCAAGAAACTTTTGCCCGAGTTAGCGGTTATTGTGAACAGAATGATATCCATTCGCCTTATGTAACTGTTTATGAATCGCTTCTTTACTCAGCCTGGTTACGGCTTGCTTCTGATGTGAATACAGAAACCCGAAAG ATGTTTGTAGAAGAAGTCATGGACTTGGTTGAGCTTAATCCTTTGAGGAATGCTCTTGTTGGACTTCCAGGAGTTGACGGTCTTTCAACTGAGCAGAGAAAGAGACTTACTATTGCTGTTGAATTAGTTGCTAATCCTTCCATCATCTTTATGGATGAGCCCACTTCAGGACTTGATGCCAGAGCTGCTGCAGTTGTAATGCGTACAGTTAGAAACACTGTGAATACAGGTCGAACTGTGGTGTGCACAATTCACCAGCCAAGCATAGATATTTTTGAAGCTTTTGATGAG CTGCTGTTGATGAAGAGAGGAGGACAAGTGATATATGCAGGACCGCTTGGTCCCCATTCTCACGAGCTTATCAAATATTTCGAG GTTATACCAGGCGTTCCCAAGATAAAAGAGGGCTATAATCCGGCTACCTGGATGTTGGATGTCAGCACCTCTGCAATGGAGGCCCAACTTGAGGTTGATTTTGCAGTAATATATGCCAACTCTGAACTTTACAG GAGAAATCAGGAGCTAATAAAGGAACTAAGCACCCCTGTACCAGGTTCCAAGGACCTACATTTTCCTACTCGGTACTCTCAGTCCTTTTTAGTTCAATGCAAGGCTTGTTTTTGGAAACACAACTGGTCATACTGGAGGAATTCACAGTATAATGCCATCAGATTCTTCATGACAGTTGTCTTCGGACTTATATTTGGTGTTATCTTTTGGGACAAAGGAAATGTAAT ATTTAAGCAGCAAGACTTAATTAATTTACTGGGAGCTATTTATGCTGCTGTTCTTTTCCTCGGAGCTACCAATGCTTCTGCAGTGCAATCTGTTGTAGCAATTGAAAGAACAGTTTTTTACCGTGAAAGAGCAGCAGGAATGTATTCAGAGTTGCCTTACGCGTTTGCTCAG GTTGCAATAGAAACTATTTATGTTGCAATTCAGACTCTAGTATATACACTTCTTTTATACTCCATGATTGGATTCCAGTGGACTGGCCAGAAGTTCTTCTATTTCTACTATTTCATCTTCATGTGTTACACCTACTTCTCAATGTACGGGATGATGGTTATCGCGCTAACTCCTGGCCAACAAATTGCTGCAATTGTCATGTCATTCTTCTTGAATTTCTGGAATCTGTTCTCTGGTTTCCTCATCCCACGTCCC CTTATCCCAGTTTGGTGGAGGTGGTACTACTGGTGCTCTCCAGTTGCATGGTCAATTTATGGTATTTTTGCATCACAACTTGGTGACAGGACCAAAgacattgaactctctgataAAAGCACAATGCCAATCAACAAATTCCTCAAGGATAACTTGGGCTATGaccatgatttcctcattccagtGGTTTTTGCCCACCTTGGTTGGGTCCTCCTATTCTTCTTGGTCTTTGCCTATGGCATCAAGTTTCTCAATTTCCAAAGGAGATGA
- the LOC113700649 gene encoding pleiotropic drug resistance protein 2-like isoform X2: MANFAGNGLSRAMSSGRSWRSQSVREILQGPPDVFSSNRREMVVDEEEELKWAAIERLPTYDRMRKGMFKQVVSNGKMISNEIDVTKIGAEDKKLLMESILKVVENDNEKLLRRLRDRTDRVGIEIPKIEVRFQNLSIEGDAYVGTRALPTLWNSTLNTLEAALGLIGLSPSKKRIVKILQDVNGIVRPSRMTLLLGPPGSGKTTLLKALAGKADDDLRVSGKITYCGHEFHEFVPQRTSAYISQHDLHYGEMTVRETLDFAGRCLGVGTRYDMLVELSRREREAGIKPDPEIDAFMKATAMMGLETSLITDYVLKILGLDICADIMVGDDMRRGISGGQKKRVTTGEMLVGPAKAFFMDEISTGLDSSTTFQIVKFMRQMVHINDVTMVISLLQPAPETFELFDDVILLSDGWIVYQGPRENILEFFEYMGFRCPERKGIADFLQEVTSKKDQQQYWFKNNQPYSYISPKDFANAFSSFHIGQQLTIDLRVAYDKTRTHPAALVTQQYGISNWELFRACFTREWLLMKRSSFVYIFKTTQITVMAVITLTVFLRTEMKTGQIDNAAKFWGALYFSLINVMFNGMAELPMTVARLPVFFKQRESLFYPAWAFAVPIWVLRIPISVMESLIWILLTYYSVGFAPSAIRFFKQLLAFISIHHMALSLFRFIAAAGRVEVVANTLGTFTLLVVFVLGGYIIAKDDIKDWMIWGYYVSPMMYGQNAIAINEFLAERWSKPSNGSEPTVGKTILKDRGLFFTETWYWIGVGALFAFSLLFNVLFIGALTFLKPLGDNKAVILEDDEQNKDRRQVASNPGVRSAQENGNSIVSETSIQTARGMVLPFQPLSLAFNHVNYYVDMPAEMKTQGVDEERLQLLRDISGAFRPSILTALVGVSGAGKTTLMDVLAGRKTGGYIEGSISISGYPKNQETFARVSGYCEQNDIHSPYVTVYESLLYSAWLRLASDVNTETRKMFVEEVMDLVELNPLRNALVGLPGVDGLSTEQRKRLTIAVELVANPSIIFMDEPTSGLDARAAAVVMRTVRNTVNTGRTVVCTIHQPSIDIFEAFDELLLMKRGGQVIYAGPLGPHSHELIKYFEVIPGVPKIKEGYNPATWMLDVSTSAMEAQLEVDFAVIYANSELYRRNQELIKELSTPVPGSKDLHFPTRYSQSFLVQCKACFWKHNWSYWRNSQYNAIRFFMTVVFGLIFGVIFWDKGNVIFKQQDLINLLGAIYAAVLFLGATNASAVQSVVAIERTVFYRERAAGMYSELPYAFAQVAIETIYVAIQTLVYTLLLYSMIGFQWTGQKFFYFYYFIFMCYTYFSMYGMMVIALTPGQQIAAIVMSFFLNFWNLFSGFLIPRPLIPVWWRWYYWCSPVAWSIYGIFASQLGDRTKDIELSDKSTMPINKFLKDNLGYDHDFLIPVVFAHLGWVLLFFLVFAYGIKFLNFQRR, encoded by the exons ATGGCTAATTTTGCAGGGAATGGTTTGTCACGGGCGATGAGTAGTGGGAGAAGTTGGAGGTCACAGAGTGTGAGGGAGATATTGCAAGGTCCACCAGATGTGTTTAGTAGTAACAGGAGGGAAATGGTGGTCGATGAAGAGGAGGAGCTCAAGTGGGCTGCCATTGAGAGGCTGCCTACTTATGATAGGATGAGAAAAGGGATGTTTAAGCAGGTTGTTAGTAATGGAAAAATGATCTCAAATGAGATCGATGTTACTAAAATTGGTGCTGAGGATAAGAAGCTGTTGATGGAGAGTATTCTTAAGGTTGTTGAAAATGATAATGAGAAGTTGCTTAGGAGACTCCGAGATCGAACTGACAG GGTCGGAATTGAGATTCCAAAGATTGAAGTGAGGTTCCAAAATTTATCTATTGAGGGAGATGCATATGTTGGCACACGAGCACTTCCAACTCTGTGGAACTCCACCCTGAACACACTGGAG GCTGCGTTAGGGTTGATTGGACTTTCTCCATCAAAGAAAAGGATAGTTAAAATACTTCAAGACGTGAATGGGATTGTCAGACCATCAAG GATGACACTGCTTCTTGGGCCTCCAGGTTCAGGAAAAACAACCTTGCTAAAAGCACTGGCAGGCAAAGCTGATGATGATCTCAGA GTTTCAGGAAAAATCACCTACTGTGGCCACgaatttcatgaatttgttcCTCAGAGGACAAGTGCTTATATTAGCCAGCACGATCTTCATTACGGTGAAATGACAGTTCGGGAGACACTGGATTTTGCTGGTAGATGCTTGGGAGTAGGAACCCGATATGATATGCTAGTGGAGTTgtcaagaagagagagagaagcaGGTATTAAACCAGATCCTGAGATTGATGCATTCATGAAAGCCACGGCCATGATGGGATTAGAAACCAGCTTGATCACTGATTATGTGCTGAAG ATTCTTGGATTGGATATTTGTGCTGATATTATGGTGGGAGATGACATGAGAAGAGGCATTTCTGGAGGGCAAAAGAAACGTGTCACTACAG GTGAAATGTTGGTAGGACCAGCAAAAGCATTTTTCATGGATGAAATATCAACAGGACTGGACAGTTCCACGACTTTCCAAATAGTCAAGTTCATGAGACAAATGGTTCACATTAATGATGTAACTATGGTTATCTCTCTCTTACAGCCAGCACCAGAGACATTTGAGCTTTTTGATGATGTTATCCTGCTTTCCGATGGTTGGATTGTCTACCAAGGACCGCGTGAGAACATTCTTGAGTTCTTTGAATACATGGGATTTAGATGCCCCGAAAGGAAAGGGATTGCAGACTTTCTTCAAGAGGTTACCTCAAAGAAGGACCAACAGCAGTATTGGTTCAAAAATAACCAGCCTTATTCATATATCTCTCCAAAGGATTTTGCGAATGCCTTCAGTTCTTTTCACATAGGACAGCAGCTCACAATAGACCTTAGAGTTGCTTATGATAAGACCAGAACCCACCCTGCTGCATTGGTGACACAGCAGTAtggaatttcaaattgggagcTCTTCAGGGCATGCTTCACACGTGAATGGCTGCTCATGAAGCGGAGTTCTTTTGTTTACATATTTAAAACGACACAGATAACCGTCATGGCAGTAATTACCCTGACAGTGTTTTTAAGAACTGAAATGAAAACTGGTCAAATTGATAATGCTGCTAAGTTTTGGGGAGCATTATACTTCAGTCTTATCAATGTGATGTTCAATGGAATGGCAGAGCTACCAATGACAGTTGCTAGGCTTCCTGTGTTTTTTAAGCAGAGGGAAAGTCTATTCTACCCAGCATGGGCCTTTGCAGTACCAATTTGGGTCCTACGTATTCCCATTTCAGTGATGGAGTCCTTAATATGGATTCTTTTGACATATTACTCCGTTGGATTTGCTCCTTCTGCTATTAG GTTCTTCAAACAGCTCTTGGCATTTATCAGCATACATCATATGGCTCTCTCTTTGTTTCGCTTTATTGCAGCAGCTGGGAGAGTAGAAGTTGTGGCAAACACCCTTGGAACCTTCACCCTGTTAGTGGTATTTGTGCTAGGAGGATACATTATTGCGAAAG ATGACATCAAGGATTGGATGATATGGGGTTACTATGTTTCTCCAATGATGTATGGACAAAATGCCATTGCCATCAATGAATTTCTTGCTGAAAGATGGAGCAAG CCCAGCAATGGCTCAGAACCTACAGTTGGAAAGACCATTCTTAAGGACAGAGGTCTATTTTTCACGGAAACCTGGTACTGGATTGGTGTAGGAgctctttttgcattttctctGCTGTTCAATGTTCTTTTTATTGGAGCATTGACATTTTTAAAGC CTCTAGGAGATAATAAAGCTGTTATTCTTGAGGATGATGAGCAAAACAAGGATAGACGGCAAGTAGCATCAAATCCTGGAG TAAGAAGTGCTCAGGAAAATGGAAACTCAATCGTTAGTGAAACAAGCATCCAAACAGCTAGAGGAATGGTTTTGCCTTTCCAGCCGCTTTCCCTTGCATTCAATCATGTGAATTACTATGTGGACATGCCTGCA GAAATGAAGACACAAGGGGTTGATGAAGAACGATTGCAGCTACTGAGAGATATTAGTGGTGCTTTCAGGCCTAGCATTCTGACTGCATTGGTTGGTGTCAGTGGTGCTGGAAAGACCACATTAATGGATGTCTTAGCAGGTAGAAAGACTGGAGGGTATATTGAAGGAAGCATAAGCATTTCAGGCTACCCAAAAAACCAAGAAACTTTTGCCCGAGTTAGCGGTTATTGTGAACAGAATGATATCCATTCGCCTTATGTAACTGTTTATGAATCGCTTCTTTACTCAGCCTGGTTACGGCTTGCTTCTGATGTGAATACAGAAACCCGAAAG ATGTTTGTAGAAGAAGTCATGGACTTGGTTGAGCTTAATCCTTTGAGGAATGCTCTTGTTGGACTTCCAGGAGTTGACGGTCTTTCAACTGAGCAGAGAAAGAGACTTACTATTGCTGTTGAATTAGTTGCTAATCCTTCCATCATCTTTATGGATGAGCCCACTTCAGGACTTGATGCCAGAGCTGCTGCAGTTGTAATGCGTACAGTTAGAAACACTGTGAATACAGGTCGAACTGTGGTGTGCACAATTCACCAGCCAAGCATAGATATTTTTGAAGCTTTTGATGAG CTGCTGTTGATGAAGAGAGGAGGACAAGTGATATATGCAGGACCGCTTGGTCCCCATTCTCACGAGCTTATCAAATATTTCGAG GTTATACCAGGCGTTCCCAAGATAAAAGAGGGCTATAATCCGGCTACCTGGATGTTGGATGTCAGCACCTCTGCAATGGAGGCCCAACTTGAGGTTGATTTTGCAGTAATATATGCCAACTCTGAACTTTACAG GAGAAATCAGGAGCTAATAAAGGAACTAAGCACCCCTGTACCAGGTTCCAAGGACCTACATTTTCCTACTCGGTACTCTCAGTCCTTTTTAGTTCAATGCAAGGCTTGTTTTTGGAAACACAACTGGTCATACTGGAGGAATTCACAGTATAATGCCATCAGATTCTTCATGACAGTTGTCTTCGGACTTATATTTGGTGTTATCTTTTGGGACAAAGGAAATGTAAT ATTTAAGCAGCAAGACTTAATTAATTTACTGGGAGCTATTTATGCTGCTGTTCTTTTCCTCGGAGCTACCAATGCTTCTGCAGTGCAATCTGTTGTAGCAATTGAAAGAACAGTTTTTTACCGTGAAAGAGCAGCAGGAATGTATTCAGAGTTGCCTTACGCGTTTGCTCAG GTTGCAATAGAAACTATTTATGTTGCAATTCAGACTCTAGTATATACACTTCTTTTATACTCCATGATTGGATTCCAGTGGACTGGCCAGAAGTTCTTCTATTTCTACTATTTCATCTTCATGTGTTACACCTACTTCTCAATGTACGGGATGATGGTTATCGCGCTAACTCCTGGCCAACAAATTGCTGCAATTGTCATGTCATTCTTCTTGAATTTCTGGAATCTGTTCTCTGGTTTCCTCATCCCACGTCCC CTTATCCCAGTTTGGTGGAGGTGGTACTACTGGTGCTCTCCAGTTGCATGGTCAATTTATGGTATTTTTGCATCACAACTTGGTGACAGGACCAAAgacattgaactctctgataAAAGCACAATGCCAATCAACAAATTCCTCAAGGATAACTTGGGCTATGaccatgatttcctcattccagtGGTTTTTGCCCACCTTGGTTGGGTCCTCCTATTCTTCTTGGTCTTTGCCTATGGCATCAAGTTTCTCAATTTCCAAAGGAGATGA